Part of the Natrinema caseinilyticum genome is shown below.
GACACCCGGCCGGAGAGGCCCTTCGACTGCATGTACAGCTCGTAGAAGTTGAACACGCCTTGCCAGACGAACGACGCTGCGCCGGCGATCGCGATTGCGGTCACGATGAGGCGCCACTCCGACAGCGCACTGGCGACGAAGGTTCGATCCTCCTCGTTGGTCCGCGGCAACTCGGTCTTCCTCGCGGCGACCCACGTGTATACCGTTACCGCTGCCCCACCGACAGCGATCGCCCACAGCGAGAGCCGCCAGTCGACGACGAGCGTCAGCGTCACGAGCGGCGCGGCGACGACCGCGGCGATCTGACTGGCGGCGCCGTGGGTCCCCATGACGCGCCCGACGCGATCCGGAAACAATTCGCTCAGAAACGGATTCGCCGAGACGAAGTACACACCTGATGCGATCCCCATCAGGAAGGCCCCGACCATGAGGTGGCGGACCGTCGCCGCGGTCGCGGCGAACCCGGAGGCGACCGTGAGAATCGTTCCGGACCCGATCACGACGCGATGTCGCGGCACTTTCGTCAGGAGCCACCCGGTCGGTAATCGAGGAGACGCGCTTCCGACCCACGCGAGCGTTACCAGCAGTCCAGCCGTCCCCTCACCGACCGAGAATTCCGCGATGATCACGTCCAGTAGCGGTGCAAAGACGATTCTGGCGAGGTTGAGGAGGAAAACGAGACCACACAGGGAGGCGAAGACTCGGGCACGGCTCATAGTCACACGTTCTGGGTCTGTCTGAGAAGTGTTCCGAATTGACCGCCGCCACGCCGTGAGGGACGAGAGGAGGACGCGCCAGTGGTACGCGCCACGTTGCTGGGATCGCGTTCCGACAGGGTGTGCTCGTTCTCGAGGGAGTCCCGCATTCGGTCGTTCCCGGGCCCGTGCCGGAGAACTGGTACGGACTGATCCCCGGAACCGGTCGCCGGATGCCGTCGAGGCGGGAGCGTCCGGCGCCGCTATCGTTCGGTCGTGCGTTCTTCGTTCGCCGTGACGACTTCGTCTCACGGCTCGAGCGCCTCCGTGGACGCGCGAAACCGTTCGACGGGGACGAGGGAGCCGACGGACTCGTGCTCCGAAACGCGTCACCAGTGAGATCGAATGATCGCCGTTACGTCGCCGCTGGCCAGGCGACGCCCCTGTTCGTGGACGCGCTCCCAGTCCCGGACGAACTGGGAGTAGACGTCGTCGTCTTCGATCCGAAGGAGCGTCTCGTCGTTGTGGGACAAGCCGTTTTTGCTCAAGTTCTGCGAGCCCGTGTAGACGAGGCGTCGACGTTCCGTTTCGCCGTCCACGTCGACGTCGGCGTCGACGAGCATAGTTTTCGAGTGGACGTTCGGTGGCTGCCCCGGCGTGACGCGTCCCAGGGTGGTCGACGGGTACTCGAGCACGTCCGCGCCCGCTCGTCGCAGGCGGTGGCCGACGGTGGATCTGTTCCCGTTGAGGATTACCTCGACCGTACAACCGCCGTCGACGAGTTCCCTGACGCGGTCGACGACCGCGGAACGCTTCTCGTTCCAAATCGAGTACATGAATCTGACCGTCGCGTCGCGGGTCGGAACGACGTCCTCCAGGGCCGCGAGGTGCGTATCGAAGTCGGATCGAGGCGAAAAGTACACGGTCGCCGAGTCGGTCTCTGCCGTGCGATTGTAGTGGCGGTCGGTGACGCCAGCGGCCAGTTCGTTCCAGTAACTCCGATAGACGTCGTAGAGGTCGTCGTCGCCGCGAAATACGACCGACGTGTTGTGGAGGTACCGCTGCGTGTTCGTGAAGTTCGACGAGGACTGCCACACGACGTTCGACTCTCCGGTCTCCAGTTCCTCCACGAGCAGGAACTTGTTGTGATTACTCCCGTCGCCGATACCCCCGTCGATGGTGAGCGAGACGCGACCGACCGACGTTTCGCGGAGTCGCCGCGGTGCGTCCGCATCGGCGAGGTGGTCGTCCAGCAGGACGTTGACGTCGACGCCGCGGTCGGCGGCCGCGAGACACGCCGTCGCCAAGGGAGTGCGCGTGACCGTGTAGGACGTGAGGTGTACCGACGTCCCGTGAACGGCCCGTCGCAGCAGGTCGAGGACCGTTCGTTCGTGCACGTCGTCGGGCAGTCCGAACACCGACGGATAGCTGAACATCGGCTCGATTCGGGGGGCGGATCCGTCCCCCACCGACTCCTCACTTCTGTTCGATCCGAGCACCAGCGATCCCGCCACGCCCATCGACCCGACCGCCATGAAAAGGGACCGCCTGTTCGTGCTCATGAAAACCGAATGGAAGCTCGACTCCGCTTCGGCAGGATCGTCCCGTGACACGTTCGTCGATCGTTCGATTCGATCGGTGAGAAACGGTGCCAGTGTTTTGTAGCGTTCATTTGGGGAGACGGTCTCGATCGATCGGTCTCACCGCGGGTGCATAATCGGCATTCTGTACCAATTCACCGTTGACGTTCGCGGGACCCCTCTCTCACTCGAGCGCCAGTCGGCTTCTGGTCGGATACCCGATCGATGCCCCGCTTCCTCGTCGTGTGGCTGCCAGGAGGAGAAGGATCGTCGAACGGGTCGAGAGCACGGGCGGTCGGTCTGAATCGCACCGGAGGCGACTTCGATGGCGCGTGACCGAGGTCGAACCGGCCCGAAACCGGCGTGGCGTCCGTCGGCAGACCCGGTGCGAGGTGTGGTCGACGTCTTCGGACTGCGTGTGATCTACTCCGAATTCACCGTTCGGTCCAGGATATTCATACCGATATAGACGGTCGCGCCGACGAAGAGTCCGTCCAGAACCGCGTGTGTCACATCCGATTCGATAAACGTCGGGTGTACGAGGAGCGTCACTGCCGTGCCAACGGCCGCCAAAAGACCCGCGGTAAACGCGGACTGTATTCCGTTCACATTGAAAAGCTAACATTTGGAATCATAATCGTTTCGACCGATGGAGCGGCTTCCTCTGTCGGAACCGGTATGCTCGCTCCCAGTACGTACCGGGTGACGCGAGGTTTTCTCGAGAGACGCGCCGACGCCCGTCTCGAACACGAACCGACGACGACCGATCCGCCGCGTTTATCGTTCCGGTCACGGAGCGGTTCGACGCCACGGTGAACGACTCTCGACCGTGTGCCACCTCTTCGACCAGAAGCCGACACGGACTCACGCTCCGATCGAGACGTCCGCGCCGCTATCGAGATGGACGGCGAACCTGCCGTCAGGAAGTGCATTCGACCCACTCACCGACCGGTACGCCATCGTTCGGCAGGCGCGACAGTTCTCGGAGACGATAATTACGTCGACGTCGCCGCCAGCGCGTCTCTTCGAGAACTACTCGGAGCCGATTCTCACCTGCACTAGCCATCAGCTCTGTAACCGAAAATGGCGACATAATCTCTGGTGATAGCGGTGCGCAGGCCGTTCGCGAGTACTTCGGAGACCGACCCCTTCGAGGCAAACGTGATGCCCAACGCTTCGCCGATACTGAGTCGCGTCGTTTCGACGAGTCTCAGTGGCCCCACTCGTCTGTGCAGACCGAAACACAGAAGTCATTATCGCAGTAATCATTAGGCAAAGTATGACCTTCTACGACCGGGACGACGAACTCGAATCGTTACGAACCGCTTTTGAATCACCCGGGCACGAGTTCTACGTCGTCTATGGACGCCGGCGCGTCGGAAAGACAGCGCTCCTCAAAGAATTCTGCGCCGACCGCCCGCATCTCTACTATCTCGCCGCTCAAGAGGCAGCGTATCGCCAGCGCGAGAAATTCGTGGAGCAAGTGGCCGATTCGTTCGACGATCGCGTTCCACGAACCGACGGGTGGGACGATGCGTTCGACTATCTGGGCGATAGGCTCGCGGTCGAAGACCGAATCGTCGTCGTCGACGAATTCCCGTATTTGGTCGCGGAGAACGACTCGCTCCCGTCCTACGTCCAGGCGTTCGTCGACGAAAGACTTCAGGAGACGGACTCGATGCTCGTCCTCTGTGGATCGAGTGTGAGTACCATGGAGTCCGAGGTACTCGGCCACGAAAGTCCGCTGTACGGCCGCCGTACCGGGCAGATCGATCTGAAACCGTTTTCGTTTCGGGAGGCTCGAGCCGTTATCTCCGACGATATTGCGGACGCGATCCGATCGTACTCGGTTACCGGTGGCACGCCGATGTACCTGACTCTCTTCGACTACGGGCGATCGCTGGCCGAGAACATCCAGACGCATATCCTGTCGCCGACGGCAGTACTCTACAACGAACCGGAGTTCCTGCTCCGGACCGAACTGCGAAATCCCGCTCGGTATCTGAGCATTCTCGAAGCAGTGGCACTGGGCCACACCACTCCGAACGAGATCTCGGGAGCAACTGGAATCGATTCGGGGCCACTTTCGAAGTATCTCCAAACGCTTCGTAACCTCCGGCTCCTCGACCGCAGTGTCCCAGTCACGGCGTCCGGCCAGAAATCCAAACGCTCCCGATATCACGTTGCTGATGAGTTTCTCCGGTTCTGGTTCCGCTACGTCGAGCCGAACCGTTCCAGCATCGAAGAAGCACCCTCGCTCGTTTTCGACGGCACCATCGAGCCCGATTTACCGATGCACGTCGCAACAACCTTCGAAGACGTCTGTGAGGAAGCTGTCTGGGAACTGATCAGACGCGGCGACCTCGCATCGTACTCCGACGTCGGGCGATGGTGGTACGGCGAAGAGGAAATCGACATCGTCGGTCTCGCCCCCGCTGCTGACCGTATCCTCCTCGCCGAGTGCAAATGGACCGGCGACCCGGTTGGCCGTGGACTTGTTGCCGACCTTCGAGCGAAAGCTGACAGCGTCCGGTGGGGCCCACGCGATCGCTCGGAACGGTTCGCTATCTTCTCGAAAAGTGGATTCGACGACGGTCTCGGTGACGATCTCGACGACAACTGGTCACTGTTCGATCTCGACGATCTAAATCGGATCCTCTCAAATACGTAGACGACGCCATCCGCGAGTGCCCACCGATCGCAACGGGCTATCCACGTCGGTGGACGTGAATTTCGACGATCGGAAAGCTGAACGGGGACACGCGAACCGGTGCCTTTCCGTCGATGTCGACGAGTACGATCGTCTGTGTCTTCGAAGAATCGGATACACGTCCGGACGTCCGACACGGCAGGAACGGTTGCCAAGCGCGTTCGGACGCGTGCCGAACCGGCGGCACGAGAACGAGCGAAATGGGCTCGTTCCTCCCTCGAACGACGTGCCTTCACGTAGTACTGACAGATCGCTCCACTGCGCCGCGTTGGCGTTCGAACGCCGTACGGACGTCTTCGTAGTCGTCGGAGGCCGATAGCGCCAGGCCGAGTTTGATCCGCGCTTTCCAGGGCGGCAGATCACCGGCCGGAATCGCCCCGTGATCGCGCAGCGTCTGACTGCCGCCCGGACCGCCGTACCGAGCCCCCACAGCACCGTCGAAACACCGTGTTGCGACGACTACTGGAACACCGCTATCGACTGCGTCGGCGACCGCGTCACCGATCTCGGGCGTCGTATTCCCGATCCCGCTCGCCGCCAAGACGAGTCCGTCGACGCCATCGGCGACGGCGCGCTCGAGTTGCCGGGCGCCGACGGCCAGGCCGCTCGGGATCAGTTCGACCCGGGCCGGTGTCTCGACGGTGGGAAGCGATACCGACTCGCTGCGAGGATCGCGTCGGAGAGACAGCCCGTCGGCCGTGATTTCTGCGACGGGACCCGCATCGGGCGATGCGTACGCATCCGGACGACCTGCCCGCGCCTTCGTCACCCATCTGGCCGCGTGGACGAGATTTCCGAAGGCGATGTAGGCGCCATCCGCAAAGCGGTCGTCGGCTGCGACGCGGACCGCCTGGAGAAGATTCGCCGGTCCATCCGCGCCCGGCCGATCCGCGGGACGCTGTGCGCCGGTGAACACGACCGGAACCGTCGCGTCACACACCAGATCGAGGTAGTACGCAGATTCCTCCATCGTGTCAGTCCCGTGGGTGACGACGACACCGTCGACACCGTCTTGGGCTGCGCGTTCGACGGCCTGAGCCAACGATGCGACGTTCGAGAACGAGAGATGAAAACTGAGTTCGTCACAGACGGCGTCGACATCGATCTCCGCTATTTCCGTCAGTCGAGGGACGGCAGCGATAAGATCGTCACCGTTTTTGGAGGGTGTCGCCCCTCTCGGTCCAGCAGTCGATGCGATCGTTCCGCCGGTACTCAACACGCGAACGTGTGGCATGCGCTTCTCTTTCGACCGGAACCACTTTGCTTACTGGCCCCTCGTCCTGGCTTCTGGCATCGTTTCACAGGGACACGCTAGCGTCACCCCGTCCGCTCACGTCCGCGAGAATTTGTCGAGATCCGAATGTCGAGCTTCTCGGTGTTCCGAATCCAGTCGAGGTACTCCTGGAGTCGACCCGCTACACGTAGTGCGGTGATCGTGTCGTAGTCTTCTCGCAACTCTTCGTTCGTGAACACTGCGTGAATCTGCTTGTGGCACGGGCGACACAGCATCACCGTCGGACTTTCCGCTCGGTCTTCCGGTCGCAGGTGGTGTTTCTGAACGACCTGTGGATCACTGATCGTCTCGTCGGGAACGATGCGCCGACAGAGCGCGCACGTGGTCGGCATAGTCGAAACTACGGACGACGCGAGCA
Proteins encoded:
- a CDS encoding phospholipase D-like domain-containing protein — its product is MAVGSMGVAGSLVLGSNRSEESVGDGSAPRIEPMFSYPSVFGLPDDVHERTVLDLLRRAVHGTSVHLTSYTVTRTPLATACLAAADRGVDVNVLLDDHLADADAPRRLRETSVGRVSLTIDGGIGDGSNHNKFLLVEELETGESNVVWQSSSNFTNTQRYLHNTSVVFRGDDDLYDVYRSYWNELAAGVTDRHYNRTAETDSATVYFSPRSDFDTHLAALEDVVPTRDATVRFMYSIWNEKRSAVVDRVRELVDGGCTVEVILNGNRSTVGHRLRRAGADVLEYPSTTLGRVTPGQPPNVHSKTMLVDADVDVDGETERRRLVYTGSQNLSKNGLSHNDETLLRIEDDDVYSQFVRDWERVHEQGRRLASGDVTAIIRSHW
- a CDS encoding MFS transporter is translated as MSRARVFASLCGLVFLLNLARIVFAPLLDVIIAEFSVGEGTAGLLVTLAWVGSASPRLPTGWLLTKVPRHRVVIGSGTILTVASGFAATAATVRHLMVGAFLMGIASGVYFVSANPFLSELFPDRVGRVMGTHGAASQIAAVVAAPLVTLTLVVDWRLSLWAIAVGGAAVTVYTWVAARKTELPRTNEEDRTFVASALSEWRLIVTAIAIAGAASFVWQGVFNFYELYMQSKGLSGRVSGLLLSLVFAAGIPAFYVGGDLADRLPRVPYMLGIVGLFSISLFVLTVVDGLIGLVVLSVTVGFVVHALFPATDTFLLDTLPDSTRGSAYAVFSSVWMLTQSLGSFALGLLVEAGYTYDSVFRTAAVILGVTVVGLTLVDHTGRLPS
- a CDS encoding ATP-binding protein, yielding MTFYDRDDELESLRTAFESPGHEFYVVYGRRRVGKTALLKEFCADRPHLYYLAAQEAAYRQREKFVEQVADSFDDRVPRTDGWDDAFDYLGDRLAVEDRIVVVDEFPYLVAENDSLPSYVQAFVDERLQETDSMLVLCGSSVSTMESEVLGHESPLYGRRTGQIDLKPFSFREARAVISDDIADAIRSYSVTGGTPMYLTLFDYGRSLAENIQTHILSPTAVLYNEPEFLLRTELRNPARYLSILEAVALGHTTPNEISGATGIDSGPLSKYLQTLRNLRLLDRSVPVTASGQKSKRSRYHVADEFLRFWFRYVEPNRSSIEEAPSLVFDGTIEPDLPMHVATTFEDVCEEAVWELIRRGDLASYSDVGRWWYGEEEIDIVGLAPAADRILLAECKWTGDPVGRGLVADLRAKADSVRWGPRDRSERFAIFSKSGFDDGLGDDLDDNWSLFDLDDLNRILSNT
- a CDS encoding asparaginase, with product MPHVRVLSTGGTIASTAGPRGATPSKNGDDLIAAVPRLTEIAEIDVDAVCDELSFHLSFSNVASLAQAVERAAQDGVDGVVVTHGTDTMEESAYYLDLVCDATVPVVFTGAQRPADRPGADGPANLLQAVRVAADDRFADGAYIAFGNLVHAARWVTKARAGRPDAYASPDAGPVAEITADGLSLRRDPRSESVSLPTVETPARVELIPSGLAVGARQLERAVADGVDGLVLAASGIGNTTPEIGDAVADAVDSGVPVVVATRCFDGAVGARYGGPGGSQTLRDHGAIPAGDLPPWKARIKLGLALSASDDYEDVRTAFERQRGAVERSVSTT